In Mercenaria mercenaria strain notata chromosome 15, MADL_Memer_1, whole genome shotgun sequence, a single genomic region encodes these proteins:
- the LOC123554103 gene encoding fatty acid synthase-like, whose amino-acid sequence MTSHTSMTSQSDVVISGISCRLPMSNNMEELKNNLLNGVDTVQCDKPRMNTGLSWEETKVLAPNGVVLACHNAKDSVTVSGRKDVVETFVNTVLDKGIFAKLLNTNGIAFHSKDLKAVEKPFSKSLKQIIKSSRTNTEQWISTVMHENLLDSGQTRCFSADYLTKSLTTPVFFYEAIQKIPKGSVVIEVAPHCLLQPLLRRALSGSFCIAGLMKRGQTDMSFFLSNLGRCFEWGLNFNPQTLDGPALFPVPTGTPTGYLHLICKSFSKMLGKHYGSQAIKFRGVEFHSAVVLKAETTCKYDKDKTETKPSLAINILRDTGYFEVIKRDSLVATGFVFESCVNDIQRLKSTESNKTDDQNQTFELSRTDVYKELCLRGYNYGDSFQYIQASDLSGRNGLISWPGNWVTFLDAMLQYPLLNKMKRGLFLPRCIRECLIHPDMVTSLPVNAHTQVKYTLATGSCETAIAVIRGSHYVPVVYQPRDLSPLLESHTFVPYSFGNSDNRKKTALACGGDAITDKQNAKQQTETGSSGNKYVSDEDLMICVKLVLENSPNVINVLKVESKDLVQNIKTCISKNPLHTATYYVSSGNKIKEYKMSEDFYIRDRPLVEDSEHDGKDFNCFKNTFQLVLIRDDVYSRKAGTCISNVLSDDGKKKVCIMSEQSFFYISLGDFKWIENLKKLFADIRKTHSRQNLWLITEERNSGLLGLVKCLIHEEGYDKIRCIVNLSDSPIESQDNIMNDIVSADLAVNILNEYGCVGSLRYVPLKCISKIPTTNAQVRIKRSGDLSSLTWTQSEVESDVDPKKQNYIVCYSALNFRDVMIAAGKLSPSANPGQYTSPEAMLGMKFSGVDEHGKRVMGLVSDLKGISTSVVTRTDCVWAVPAEWTLEQAATVPMAYLSAYLALVVKGNVAKGETVLIHSGSGGLGQAAISIAVRYRCTIYTTVGSDEKMEFLLSKYPMLDKDNIFSSRTTDFEQKILIATGGAGVDIVLNSLAGDFLYASVRVLNSCGRFLEMGKYDLFQNASLAETTELDLPGFSAIVLKDGLWQNQDEETFRCAYEAKAQGVINLDILTRELFEQTCDWFVCFSSIVSGRGNIGQTNYGYANSITERVCENRAKDGLNGVKKQMQIMDDNSLSDLGLDSLMSIEVRQLLERQGGATMSLEQIQNMTIKQLKEMSNCK is encoded by the exons ATGACAAGTCATACAAGTATGACGTCACAAAGCGATGTTGTTATTAGTGGCATTTCGTGTCGTCTGCCAATGTCGAATAACATGGAAGAATTGAAAAACAATCTTTTAAATGGTGTCGATACGGTCCAGTGTGATAAACCGAGGATGAATACTG GTTTGTCATGGGAAGAAACGAAGGTCCTTGCTCCTAATGGAGTAGTTCTTGCATGCCACAATGCGAAAGACTCGGTGACTGTGTCAGGACGTAAAGATGTTGTAGAAACATTCGTCAACACTGTCCTGGATAAAGGCATATTTGCAAAACTTCTCAATACCAACGGCATTGCGTTTCATTCTAAAGATTTAAAGGCGGTTGAAAAACCATTTAGCAAATCTCTCAAACAG ATCATTAAAAGTTCAAGAACAAATACCGAACAATGGATCAGCACAGTTATGCATGAGAATCTGTTGGACAGTGGACAAACCCGGTGTTTTTCAGCGGATTATCTGACAAAAAGTTTGACAACTCCGGTCTTCTTTTACGAAGCAATACAAAAAATTCCGAAAGGCTCCGTTGTCATAGAAGTGGCACCACACTGTTTACTTCAACCTTTGTTAAGGCGTGCGTTATCCGGTAGCTTCTGTATTGCTGGGCTTATGAAACGAGGCCAGACAGACATGTCATTCTTTCTGTCTAATCTTGGACG ATGTTTCGAATGGGGACTAAATTTTAACCCTCAGACTTTGGACGGTCCAGCGTTGTTTCCAGTTCCCACTGGAACACCCACTGGATATCTTCACTTGATTTGCAAATCGTTTTCAAAAATGCTAGGAAAGCACTACGGATCGCAAGCCATAAAATTCAGAGGTGTAGAATTTCACAGTGCGGTCGTTCTGAAAGCGGAAACCACTTGTAAATATGATAAAGATAAGACAG aaacaaagcCGTCACTAGCAATAAATATATTACGAGACACTGGTTACTTTGAAGTAATAAAAAGGGATTCACTGGTTGCCACTGGATTTGTGTTCGAGTCTTGTGTGAACGACATCCAACGCTTGAAATCAACAGAGTCGAATAAAACTGATGACCAAAACCAAACCTTCGAGCTAAGTCGGACGGATGTGTATAAAGAACTATGTTTGCGGGGATATAACTACGGCGATTCTTTTCAGTACATACAGGCGTCAGATTTATCAG GTCGAAATGGATTGATAAGTTGGCCTGGCAACTGGGTGACCTTCCTAGATGCTATGTTGCAATATCCGCTGTTGAACAAAATGAAAAGAGGTCTCTTCCTTCCCAGATGTATACGAGAGTGTTTGATACATCCAGACATGGTGACTTCTTTGCCAGTTAATGCCC ATACACAAGTAAAATATACTTTGGCAACAGGTAGTTGCGAAACTGCCATCGCAGTGATCCGAGGTTCGCACTACGTTCCAGTTGTTTACCAACCGAGAGATCTATCACCTTTACTGGAGTCGCACACATTTGTGCCATACTCGTTTGGAAACAGCGATAACCGAAAGAAAACTGCACTTGCGTGTGGAGGTGACGCCATAACTGACAAACAAAATGCCAAACAGCAGACAGAGACAGGATCATCAGGGAACAAGTATGTTAGCGATGAAGATTTAATGATATGTGTTAAACTTGTCTTAGAGAACAGTCCAAATGTCATCAATGTCTTAAAGGTTGAAAGTAAAGATTTGGTCCAAAATATCAAAACCTGCATCTCTAAGAATCCTCTTCACACAGCTACATACTACGTATCAAGCGGCAATAAGATAAAGGAATACAAGATGTCCGAAGACTTCTACATTAGGGATAGGCCATTGGTTGAAGATTCAGAACACGATGGGAAAGATTTTAACTGTTTTAAGAACACTTTTCAGCTTGTTTTGATCCGTGATGATGTATACTCAAGGAAGGCTGGTACTTGTATTTCAAACGTTCTCTCTGATGAtgg AAAGAAAAAGGTGTGTATAATGTCAGAACAGTCATTTTTCTACATCTCTCTTGGCGACTTTAAATGGATAGAGAATTTGAAGAAGTTGTTTGCTGATATAAGAAAGACACATTCCCGACAAAACTTGTGGTTGATTACGGAGGAAAGAAACAGCGGGTTGCTAGGACTGGTGAAATGTTTGATACACGAAGAAGGGTATGATAAAATCAG GTGTATTGTCAATCTCTCCGATTCACCAATAGAAAGTCAAGACAACATTATGAATGATATTGTCAGTGCGGACCTGGCTGTTAACATCTTAAATGAGTACGGATGCGTAGGATCTTTACGATATGTGCCACTGAAGTGCa TATCAAAGATTCCAACCACAAATGCGCAAGTCAGAATCAAAAGATCTGGTGACTTGTCGAGTTTGACGTGGACACAGTCAGAAGTAGAAAGCGATGTTGATCCTAAAAAACAGAACTacattgtttgctattcagcctTAAACTTCCGTGACGTGATGATAGCAGCTGGTAAACTATCGCCGTCCGCCAATCCTGGTCAATACACGAGCCCTGAAGCCATGCTTGGTATGAAGTTCTCGGGTGTTGATGAACATGGAAAACGTGTGATGGGTCTTGTTTCAGACCTGAAG GGTATATCAACATCGGTCGTGACGCGAACAGACTGTGTTTGGGCTGTGCCGGCAGAATGGACTCTTGAACAAGCAGCAACGGTTCCAATGGCATATCTCTCTGCCTACTTGGCTCTGGTTGTCAAGGGTAACGTAGCTAAGGGTGAGACCGTCCTCATTCACTCTGGTAGTGGTGGACTGGGCCAAGCAGCTATATCCATCGCTGTAAGGTATAGATGTACAATATATACGACGGTTGGCTCCGATGAGAAGATGGAATTCCTACTGTCGAAATATCCGATGTTAGATAAAGACAATATTTTTAGTTCAAGAACAACGGACTTTGAACAGAAAATACTAATTGCAACAGGAGGAGCag GTGTAGATATAGTATTAAACTCATTAGCTGGTGATTTTCTCTACGCAAGTGTTCGTGTTTTGAACAGCTGTGGAAGATTTCTAGAAATGGGAAAATACGATTTGTTTCAAAATGCATCTTTAG CTGAAACAACTgaattagaccttcctggtttcAGCGCTATT GTGTTAAAAGACGGGTTGTGGCAAAACCAAGATGAAGAAACATTCAGATGTGCTTATGAAGCAAAAGCACAAGGAGTAATTAACCTTGACATTCTAACAAGGGAACTATTTGAACAGACTTGCGACTGGTTTGTCTGTTTCTCTTCCATTGTTAGTGGTAGGGGAAACATTGGACAGACTAATTATGGATATGCCAACTCCATCACAGAAAGAGTTTGCGAAAACAGAGCAAAGGATGGATTAAATG